In the Streptomyces formicae genome, one interval contains:
- the sufU gene encoding Fe-S cluster assembly sulfur transfer protein SufU, whose translation MKLDSMYQEVILDHYKHPHGRGLRDGDAEVHHVNPTCGDEITLRVKYDGSTIADVSYEGQGCSISQASASVLNDLLVGKELAEAQKIQGVFLELMQSKGKLEPDDAMEEVLEDAVAFAGVSKYPARVKCALLSWMAWKDATAQALGTDAADDVAERKTA comes from the coding sequence GTGAAGCTGGATTCGATGTACCAGGAAGTCATCCTGGACCACTACAAGCACCCGCACGGGCGTGGTCTGCGCGATGGCGACGCCGAGGTGCACCACGTCAACCCGACGTGCGGCGACGAGATCACGCTGCGCGTCAAGTACGACGGGTCGACCATCGCCGACGTGTCGTACGAGGGCCAGGGCTGCTCCATCAGCCAGGCCAGCGCGTCCGTCCTGAACGACCTCCTGGTCGGCAAGGAGCTCGCCGAGGCGCAGAAGATCCAGGGCGTGTTCCTGGAACTGATGCAGTCCAAGGGCAAGCTGGAGCCGGACGACGCGATGGAGGAGGTCCTGGAGGACGCCGTCGCGTTCGCCGGGGTCTCCAAGTACCCGGCGCGCGTGAAGTGTGCTCTGCTGAGCTGGATGGCGTGGAAGGACGCGACGGCGCAGGCGCTCGGTACCGACGCCGCCGACGACGTCGCTGAGAGGAAGACCGCATGA
- a CDS encoding cysteine desulfurase, protein MTQLPGLLDTEAIRKDFPILDRQIHDGKKLVYLDNAATSQTPRQVLDVLNEYYEQHNANVHRGVHVLAEEATALYEGARDKVAEFINAPSRDEVIFTKNASESLNLVANMLGWADEPYRVDHETEIVITEMEHHSNIVPWQLLSQRTGAKLKWFGLTDDGRLDLSNIDEIITEKTKIVSFVLVSNILGTHNPVEAIVRRAQEVGALVLIDASQAAPHMPLDVQALQADFVAFTGHKMCGPTGIGVLWGRQELLEDLPPFLGGGEMIETVSMHSSTYAPAPHKFEAGTPPVSQAVGLGAAVDYLSAIGMDKIAAHEHAITEYAVKRLLEVPDLKIIGPSSAEDRGAAISFTLGDIHPHDVGQVLDEEGIAVRVGHHCARPVCLRYGIPATTRASFYLYSTPGEIDALVDGLEHVRNFFG, encoded by the coding sequence GTGACACAGCTGCCGGGCCTCCTCGACACCGAGGCGATCCGCAAGGACTTCCCGATCCTGGATCGCCAGATCCACGACGGCAAGAAGCTCGTGTACCTGGACAACGCGGCGACCTCCCAGACGCCCCGCCAGGTCCTCGACGTACTGAACGAGTACTACGAGCAGCACAACGCCAACGTTCACCGCGGCGTGCACGTCCTCGCCGAGGAGGCCACGGCGCTGTACGAGGGCGCCCGTGACAAGGTCGCGGAGTTCATCAACGCGCCCAGCCGCGACGAGGTGATCTTCACGAAGAACGCCTCCGAGTCGCTCAACCTCGTGGCCAACATGCTCGGTTGGGCCGATGAGCCCTACCGCGTGGACCACGAGACCGAGATCGTCATCACGGAGATGGAGCACCACTCCAACATCGTTCCGTGGCAGCTGCTCTCGCAGCGCACCGGCGCGAAGCTGAAGTGGTTCGGCCTGACCGACGACGGTCGGCTCGACCTCTCCAACATCGACGAGATCATCACGGAGAAGACGAAGATCGTCTCCTTCGTGCTCGTCTCCAACATCCTGGGCACGCACAACCCGGTCGAGGCCATCGTGCGCCGCGCCCAGGAGGTCGGCGCGCTCGTCCTGATCGACGCCTCGCAGGCCGCCCCGCACATGCCGCTCGACGTGCAGGCGCTGCAGGCCGACTTCGTGGCCTTCACCGGCCACAAGATGTGCGGCCCGACGGGCATCGGCGTGCTGTGGGGACGGCAGGAACTCCTGGAGGACCTGCCCCCGTTCCTCGGCGGCGGCGAGATGATCGAGACGGTGTCGATGCACTCCTCGACGTACGCTCCCGCACCGCACAAGTTCGAGGCGGGCACGCCCCCGGTCTCCCAGGCCGTCGGCCTGGGCGCGGCCGTGGACTACCTGTCCGCGATCGGCATGGACAAGATCGCCGCGCATGAGCACGCGATCACCGAGTACGCGGTCAAGCGGCTCCTTGAGGTCCCCGACCTCAAGATCATCGGCCCCTCCTCGGCCGAGGACCGCGGCGCCGCGATCTCCTTCACGCTCGGCGACATCCACCCGCACGACGTGGGCCAGGTCCTGGACGAGGAAGGCATCGCGGTCCGCGTGGGTCACCACTGCGCACGGCCCGTCTGCCTCCGTTACGGAATTCCTGCGACCACGCGAGCGTCGTTCTATCTGTACTCCACGCCCGGCGAGATCGACGCTCTCGTCGACGGCCTGGAGCACGTACGGAACTTCTTCGGCTGA
- the sufC gene encoding Fe-S cluster assembly ATPase SufC, which yields MATLEIKDLHVTVEADNATKEILKGVDLTVKQGETHAIMGPNGSGKSTLAYSIAGHPKYTITKGTVTLDGEDVLEMSVDERARAGMFLAMQYPVEVPGVSVSNFLRTSATAIRGEAPKLRTWVKEVKGAMEQLQMDPAFAERNVNEGFSGGEKKRHEILQMELLKPKIAILDETDSGLDVDALRQVSDGVNRVRETGEVGTLLITHYTRILRYIKPDFVHVFANGRIAESGGAELADKLEAEGYEAYTKGGASS from the coding sequence ATGGCAACGCTTGAAATCAAGGACCTGCACGTCACCGTCGAGGCCGACAACGCCACGAAGGAGATCCTCAAGGGCGTCGACCTGACCGTGAAGCAGGGCGAGACGCACGCCATCATGGGCCCGAACGGCTCCGGCAAGTCGACGCTCGCCTACTCCATCGCGGGTCACCCCAAGTACACGATCACGAAGGGCACCGTCACCCTCGACGGCGAGGACGTCCTGGAGATGTCCGTCGACGAGCGTGCCCGCGCGGGCATGTTCCTGGCGATGCAGTACCCGGTCGAGGTCCCGGGTGTGTCCGTCTCCAACTTCCTGCGCACCTCCGCCACCGCGATCCGCGGCGAGGCGCCCAAGCTGCGTACCTGGGTGAAGGAGGTCAAGGGTGCGATGGAGCAGCTCCAGATGGACCCGGCCTTCGCCGAGCGCAACGTGAACGAGGGCTTCTCCGGCGGTGAGAAGAAGCGCCACGAGATCCTCCAGATGGAGCTCCTCAAGCCGAAGATCGCGATCCTCGACGAGACGGACTCCGGTCTGGACGTCGACGCCCTGCGCCAGGTCTCGGACGGCGTCAACCGCGTCCGTGAGACGGGCGAGGTCGGCACCCTCCTCATCACGCACTACACGCGCATCCTGCGCTACATCAAGCCCGACTTCGTCCACGTCTTCGCCAACGGCCGCATCGCCGAGTCCGGCGGCGCCGAGCTCGCCGACAAGCTCGAGGCCGAGGGCTACGAGGCCTACACGAAGGGCGGCGCATCTTCGTGA
- a CDS encoding bifunctional 3-phenylpropionate/cinnamic acid dioxygenase ferredoxin subunit: MTFVRACGLSELSEDTPKRVELDGTPVSVVHTEGEVYAIYDICSHANVSLSEGEVEDCQIECWLHGSSFDLRTGKPSGLPATRPVPVYPVKIEGDDVLVSLSQES; the protein is encoded by the coding sequence ATGACCTTCGTACGCGCCTGTGGCCTGAGCGAGCTGTCGGAGGACACCCCGAAGCGGGTGGAACTCGACGGCACGCCGGTCTCGGTCGTCCACACCGAGGGCGAGGTGTACGCGATCTACGACATCTGCTCGCACGCGAACGTCTCCCTCTCCGAGGGCGAGGTGGAGGACTGTCAGATCGAGTGCTGGCTGCACGGCTCCAGCTTCGACCTCCGCACCGGCAAGCCGTCCGGCCTTCCCGCGACGCGCCCCGTCCCCGTATACCCCGTAAAGATCGAAGGGGACGACGTGCTCGTCTCCCTTTCCCAGGAGTCCTGA
- the sufD gene encoding Fe-S cluster assembly protein SufD, translating into MAEAQNIPVGSTTAGSIAVAAESTVATRMSAPPSYDVADFPVPHGREEEWRFTPLERLRGLHDGTAVADGGIRVEVSAPEGVTQETVGRDDARVGKAGKPVDRVAAQAYSSFEKASVVSVPKETVLTEPIRITVHGEGGTAFAHQVVELGAFAEALVVIDHTGDAVLAANVDFVVGDGAKLTVVSVQDWDDTAVHIAQHNALIGRDASFKSVVVTFGGDLVRLHPRVNYAGTGGEAELFGLYITDAGQHQEHRLLVDHNTPHCKSNVVYKGALQGDNAHAVWIGDVLIEAAAEGTDTYEMNRNLVLTDGARVDSVPNLEIETGEIVGAGHASATGRFDDEQLFYLQSRGIPEDEARRLVVRGFFAELVQQIGLPDVEERLIAKIEEELEATVA; encoded by the coding sequence ATGGCTGAGGCTCAGAACATCCCGGTCGGTTCGACGACCGCAGGATCGATCGCGGTGGCCGCCGAGTCCACCGTCGCGACCCGCATGAGCGCGCCCCCGTCCTACGACGTGGCGGACTTCCCCGTGCCGCACGGCCGCGAGGAGGAGTGGCGGTTCACGCCGCTGGAGCGCCTGCGCGGTCTGCACGACGGCACCGCGGTGGCCGACGGCGGCATCCGCGTCGAGGTGAGCGCCCCCGAGGGCGTCACCCAGGAGACCGTCGGCCGGGACGACGCGCGCGTGGGCAAGGCGGGCAAGCCCGTCGACCGTGTCGCGGCGCAGGCGTACTCGTCCTTCGAGAAGGCCTCGGTCGTGTCCGTCCCCAAGGAGACGGTCCTCACCGAGCCGATCCGGATCACCGTGCACGGCGAGGGCGGCACCGCCTTCGCGCACCAGGTGGTCGAGCTCGGCGCGTTCGCCGAGGCCCTGGTCGTCATCGACCACACCGGTGACGCCGTGCTCGCCGCCAACGTCGACTTCGTCGTCGGCGACGGCGCCAAGCTCACCGTCGTCTCCGTCCAGGACTGGGACGACACGGCGGTGCACATCGCCCAGCACAACGCGCTGATCGGCCGCGACGCCTCCTTCAAGTCCGTGGTCGTCACCTTCGGCGGCGACCTGGTCCGCCTGCACCCGCGCGTCAACTACGCGGGCACCGGCGGCGAGGCCGAGCTCTTCGGCCTCTACATCACCGACGCGGGCCAGCACCAGGAGCACCGCCTCCTGGTCGACCACAACACCCCGCACTGCAAGTCGAACGTCGTCTACAAGGGCGCGCTCCAGGGCGACAACGCCCACGCGGTGTGGATCGGCGACGTCCTCATCGAGGCCGCGGCCGAGGGCACGGACACCTACGAGATGAACCGCAACCTGGTTCTGACCGACGGCGCCCGGGTCGACTCGGTGCCGAACCTCGAGATCGAGACCGGCGAGATCGTCGGCGCGGGCCACGCCTCGGCGACCGGCCGCTTCGACGACGAGCAGCTCTTCTACCTGCAGTCCCGCGGCATCCCGGAGGACGAGGCGCGCCGCCTGGTCGTCCGCGGCTTCTTCGCCGAGCTGGTCCAGCAGATCGGCCTGCCCGACGTCGAGGAGCGCCTCATCGCGAAGATCGAAGAGGAGCTGGAGGCGACGGTCGCATGA
- the sufB gene encoding Fe-S cluster assembly protein SufB, translating to MTLPIEETAHPELEGLGTYEYGWADSDAAGASAKRGISEDVVRDISAKKSEPEWMTKLRLKGLRLFDKKPMPNWGSDLSGIDFDNIKYFVRSTEKQAASWEDLPEDIKNTYDKLGIPEAEKQRLVAGVAAQYESEVVYHQIREDLEEQGVIFLDTDTALKEHPELFKEYFGTVIPVGDNKFASLNSAVWSGGSFIYVPKGVHVEIPLQAYFRINTENMGQFERTLIIVDEDAYVHYVEGCTAPIYKSDSLHSAVVEIIVKKGGRCRYTTIQNWSNNVYNLVTKRAVAYEGATMEWIDGNIGSKVTMKYPAVYLMGEHAKGETLSIAFAGEGQHQDAGSKMVHMAPNTSSNIVSKSVARGGGRTSYRGLVEIGEGAAGSKSNVLCDALLVDTISRSDTYPYVDVREDDVSMGHEATVSKVSDDQLFYLMSRGLTEFEAMAMIVRGFVEPIAKELPMEYALELNRLIELQMEGSVG from the coding sequence ATGACTCTCCCTATCGAGGAGACTGCCCACCCCGAGCTCGAGGGTCTGGGCACGTACGAATACGGCTGGGCCGACTCCGACGCGGCTGGTGCCTCTGCCAAGCGCGGCATCAGTGAGGACGTCGTCCGGGACATCTCCGCGAAGAAGTCCGAGCCGGAGTGGATGACCAAGCTCCGCCTCAAGGGCCTGCGGCTGTTCGACAAGAAGCCCATGCCCAACTGGGGCTCGGACCTCTCGGGCATCGACTTCGACAACATCAAGTACTTCGTGCGCTCCACGGAGAAGCAGGCGGCGTCCTGGGAGGACCTGCCCGAGGACATCAAGAACACGTACGACAAGCTCGGCATCCCCGAGGCGGAGAAGCAGCGCCTCGTCGCCGGTGTCGCCGCGCAGTACGAGTCCGAGGTCGTCTACCACCAGATCCGCGAGGACCTGGAGGAGCAGGGCGTCATCTTCCTGGACACCGACACGGCGCTGAAGGAGCACCCGGAGCTCTTCAAGGAGTACTTCGGGACCGTCATCCCCGTCGGCGACAACAAGTTCGCCTCGCTGAACAGCGCCGTGTGGTCCGGCGGCTCGTTCATCTACGTCCCCAAGGGCGTGCACGTCGAGATCCCGCTCCAGGCCTACTTCCGCATCAACACGGAGAACATGGGCCAGTTCGAGCGGACCCTGATCATCGTGGACGAGGACGCCTACGTCCACTACGTCGAGGGCTGCACCGCGCCGATCTACAAGTCGGACTCGCTGCACTCCGCGGTCGTCGAGATCATCGTGAAGAAGGGCGGCCGCTGCCGCTACACGACGATCCAGAACTGGTCGAACAACGTCTACAACCTGGTCACCAAGCGCGCCGTGGCGTACGAGGGCGCGACCATGGAGTGGATCGACGGCAACATCGGTTCCAAGGTCACCATGAAGTACCCGGCCGTCTACCTCATGGGCGAGCACGCCAAGGGCGAGACGCTCTCCATCGCCTTCGCGGGCGAGGGCCAGCACCAGGACGCCGGTTCCAAGATGGTCCACATGGCGCCGAACACGTCCTCCAACATCGTCTCCAAGTCGGTGGCGCGCGGCGGCGGTCGTACGTCGTACCGCGGCCTCGTCGAGATCGGTGAGGGCGCCGCCGGATCCAAGTCGAACGTGCTCTGCGACGCGCTGCTCGTCGACACGATCTCGCGCTCGGACACCTACCCCTACGTCGACGTCCGCGAGGACGACGTCTCCATGGGCCACGAGGCCACCGTCTCCAAGGTCTCCGACGACCAGCTCTTCTACCTGATGAGCCGCGGTCTGACGGAGTTCGAGGCCATGGCGATGATCGTGCGCGGCTTCGTCGAGCCGATCGCCAAGGAGCTGCCCATGGAGTACGCCCTGGAGCTGAACCGGCTGATCGAGCTGCAGATGGAGGGTTCGGTCGGTTAA
- a CDS encoding helix-turn-helix transcriptional regulator, which translates to MKNVGEAPQEELAAGSRSDRSTRNRVARSILDHGPSTVADLAKRLGLTQAAVRRHLDALAHENVVEPREQRVYGARTRGRPAKVFALTDCGRDAFDQSYDKLAADALRWITEHHGEGAVVAFAKARIAAQAETYKKAIEAVPAERRTEALAKALTTDGYAATARSAPVGEQLCQHHCPVAHVAEQFPQLCEAETEMFSALLGTHVQRLATIAHGDGVCTTFIPRSTTQHPHSASASTAGRNPA; encoded by the coding sequence GTGAAAAACGTTGGCGAGGCTCCGCAGGAGGAACTCGCGGCTGGGTCGCGCTCGGATCGCTCCACGCGCAACCGGGTCGCGCGGTCCATCCTGGATCACGGCCCGTCCACCGTGGCCGACCTCGCCAAGCGGCTCGGCCTGACCCAGGCCGCCGTCCGCAGGCACCTCGACGCACTCGCCCATGAGAACGTCGTCGAGCCCCGCGAGCAGCGGGTCTACGGGGCACGGACCAGGGGCAGGCCCGCCAAGGTGTTCGCCCTGACCGACTGCGGGCGCGACGCCTTCGACCAGTCGTACGACAAGCTGGCCGCGGACGCGCTCCGGTGGATCACCGAGCACCACGGCGAGGGCGCGGTCGTCGCGTTCGCCAAGGCGCGGATCGCCGCCCAGGCCGAGACGTACAAGAAGGCGATCGAGGCGGTACCCGCGGAGCGGCGCACCGAGGCTCTGGCGAAGGCATTGACCACCGACGGGTACGCTGCTACGGCGCGTAGCGCACCGGTCGGCGAGCAGCTCTGCCAGCACCACTGCCCGGTCGCCCACGTCGCCGAGCAGTTCCCGCAGCTGTGCGAGGCGGAGACGGAGATGTTCTCCGCGCTCCTGGGCACCCACGTCCAGCGCCTCGCCACGATCGCCCACGGCGACGGCGTCTGCACGACGTTCATCCCCCGAAGCACCACGCAACACCCCCATTCAGCATCAGCAAGCACCGCCGGGAGGAACCCCGCATGA
- a CDS encoding aminoglycoside N(3)-acetyltransferase — MSTPPPTGPLCTRASLADELSKLGVRPGETLLAHTSLSSLGWVSGGQVALVQGLLDALGADGTLVVPTHTGDNSEPSAWQNPPMPEGWPEVLRATLPAYDPLITPSFGVGVVPEAVRTWPGALRSAHPQASFAALGPGAATITAGHARDCSFGERSPLARLEEAGARVLLLGAGYGSCTAFHLAQYRIPGPETENSFAAMTPRGRRWTTVREPAFPSDRFEELGAAFERDTEVVRGRVGAAASRLFPLADAVAYAERWLAAPA; from the coding sequence ATGTCGACACCCCCTCCCACCGGCCCTTTGTGCACGCGCGCCTCACTCGCGGACGAGCTGTCGAAGCTCGGTGTGCGTCCCGGCGAGACCCTCCTCGCGCACACCTCGCTGAGCTCGCTCGGCTGGGTCAGCGGCGGGCAGGTCGCACTCGTCCAGGGGCTCCTCGACGCCCTCGGCGCCGACGGCACTCTGGTGGTCCCCACCCACACGGGAGACAACTCCGAGCCCTCGGCGTGGCAGAACCCGCCCATGCCCGAGGGCTGGCCCGAGGTGCTCCGCGCGACGCTCCCCGCGTACGACCCGCTGATCACGCCCAGCTTCGGCGTCGGCGTCGTCCCCGAGGCCGTGCGCACCTGGCCCGGGGCCCTGCGCAGCGCCCATCCGCAGGCGTCCTTCGCGGCCCTCGGCCCCGGGGCCGCCACGATCACCGCGGGGCACGCCCGCGACTGCAGCTTCGGCGAGCGCAGCCCGCTGGCCCGGCTGGAGGAGGCGGGCGCCCGGGTCCTGCTGCTCGGCGCGGGCTACGGCTCCTGCACCGCCTTCCACCTGGCCCAGTACCGGATCCCCGGCCCCGAGACCGAGAACTCCTTCGCGGCCATGACGCCCCGGGGCCGCCGGTGGACGACCGTGCGGGAACCGGCGTTCCCCAGCGACCGCTTCGAGGAGCTCGGCGCGGCCTTCGAGCGGGACACGGAGGTCGTACGAGGACGGGTGGGCGCCGCCGCATCGCGGCTGTTCCCGCTCGCGGACGCGGTCGCCTACGCCGAACGGTGGCTGGCCGCCCCCGCCTAG
- a CDS encoding formate/nitrite transporter family protein codes for MTSIAENVEETSEQAAHKAHDLRRAPRYFVSAVLAGAYIGIGEVLLLVAVSPFVAAGSPAVKLLEGAVFPIALTIVMFAGAQLFTSNVMVMLIGALTGRTGARDLVGSWALSLAGNCVGAFVFGAMVHASGVTSTPSARAMLAGMVHGKEALDGGQLFWRAVLCNFLVCLAIWMFYRAKGDGAKIFVLWIPVLVFVAVGFEHCVANMALFALAILDGGAGFAELGRNLLFTVVGNVVGGGLLVAGSYWFMGRPEREEDL; via the coding sequence GTGACCAGCATCGCGGAGAACGTCGAGGAGACATCCGAGCAGGCCGCCCACAAGGCGCACGACCTCCGGCGCGCCCCGCGCTACTTCGTCTCTGCCGTCCTCGCGGGCGCCTACATCGGGATCGGCGAGGTGCTGCTCCTGGTGGCGGTCTCGCCGTTCGTGGCGGCGGGCTCCCCGGCGGTGAAACTCCTCGAAGGAGCGGTCTTCCCGATCGCGCTGACGATCGTGATGTTCGCGGGCGCGCAGCTGTTCACCAGCAATGTGATGGTGATGCTGATCGGCGCGCTGACGGGGCGCACGGGCGCGCGCGACCTGGTCGGCAGCTGGGCGCTGTCGCTGGCGGGGAACTGCGTCGGGGCGTTCGTCTTCGGCGCGATGGTGCACGCCTCGGGCGTGACGTCGACGCCCTCGGCGCGCGCGATGCTCGCCGGGATGGTGCACGGCAAGGAGGCGCTCGACGGCGGCCAGCTCTTCTGGCGGGCCGTGCTCTGCAACTTCCTCGTCTGCCTGGCGATCTGGATGTTCTACCGGGCCAAGGGGGACGGCGCGAAGATCTTCGTGCTGTGGATCCCGGTCCTGGTCTTCGTCGCGGTCGGCTTCGAGCACTGCGTGGCGAACATGGCGCTGTTCGCCCTCGCGATCCTGGACGGCGGCGCGGGCTTCGCGGAGCTGGGCAGGAACCTGCTGTTCACGGTGGTGGGGAACGTGGTCGGGGGCGGTCTCCTCGTCGCGGGCTCCTACTGGTTCATGGGCCGCCCCGAACGCGAGGAGGACCTCTAG
- a CDS encoding ABC transporter ATP-binding protein — protein sequence MRSEPVVQIESLVKRYGNKTAVDGLDLSAGAGITAVLGPNGAGKTTTIETCEGYRKPDSGTVRVLGLDPDREAAALRPRIGVMLQSGGVYSGARADEMLRHVAKLHADPLDVGDLVERLGLGSCGRTTYRRLSGGQQQRLALAMAVVGRPELVFLDEPTAGLDPQARRATWDLVRDLRRDGVSVILTTHHMDEAEELSDDVAIIDAGKVIAQGSPDELCRGGAENTLRFTGRPGLDVGSLLKALPPDSAAAELTPGAYRVSGRVDPQLLATVTSWCAQHGVMPDRISVERHTLEDVFLELTGKELRG from the coding sequence ATGCGAAGCGAGCCCGTCGTCCAGATCGAGAGTCTGGTCAAGCGGTACGGAAACAAGACCGCGGTCGACGGTCTCGACCTCAGCGCCGGGGCGGGCATCACCGCCGTCCTCGGCCCCAACGGTGCGGGCAAGACCACCACCATCGAGACCTGCGAGGGCTACCGGAAGCCGGACTCCGGCACCGTGCGCGTCCTCGGCCTCGACCCGGACCGCGAGGCCGCCGCGCTGCGGCCCCGGATCGGCGTGATGCTCCAGTCCGGCGGCGTCTACTCCGGCGCCCGCGCCGACGAGATGCTCCGCCACGTCGCCAAGCTCCACGCGGACCCGCTGGACGTGGGCGACCTCGTCGAGCGCCTCGGCCTCGGCAGCTGCGGCCGCACCACCTACCGGCGCCTGTCCGGCGGCCAGCAGCAGCGCCTCGCGCTCGCCATGGCCGTGGTCGGCAGGCCCGAGCTCGTCTTCCTCGACGAGCCGACCGCGGGTCTGGACCCGCAGGCGCGCCGGGCCACCTGGGACCTCGTGCGCGATCTGCGCCGCGACGGTGTCTCCGTCATCCTCACCACGCACCACATGGACGAGGCGGAGGAGCTCTCCGACGATGTCGCGATCATCGACGCGGGCAAGGTGATCGCCCAGGGCAGCCCCGACGAGCTGTGCCGGGGCGGCGCCGAGAACACCCTGCGCTTCACCGGGCGCCCCGGCCTGGACGTCGGCTCGCTCCTCAAGGCGCTGCCGCCGGACTCGGCCGCGGCCGAACTGACCCCCGGCGCCTACCGCGTGAGCGGCAGGGTCGACCCGCAACTGCTCGCCACGGTCACCTCGTGGTGCGCCCAGCACGGGGTCATGCCGGACCGCATCTCGGTCGAACGCCACACCCTCGAAGACGTCTTCCTGGAGCTCACGGGTAAGGAGCTGCGCGGATGA
- a CDS encoding ABC transporter permease, giving the protein MSAAGTYTPKPGAAPLSRMIAAQAALETKMLLRNGEQLLLTVVIPTLLLVLFSTVDIVDTGDGKAVDFLAPGILALAVMSTAFTGQAIATGFERRYGVLKRLGASPLPRWGLMAAKTLSVLVTEVLQIVLLTVIAFALGWSPHGNPFAVLLLLVLGTAAFSGLGLLMAGTLKAEATLAAANLVFLLLLMGGGVIVPLDKFPDAAQSVLGLLPISALSDGLRDVLRHGAGMPWGDLGILAVWAVAGLGAAARFFRWE; this is encoded by the coding sequence ATGAGCGCCGCCGGTACGTACACGCCGAAGCCGGGCGCCGCCCCGCTGTCCCGCATGATCGCCGCGCAGGCGGCCCTCGAGACGAAGATGCTGCTGCGCAACGGCGAGCAGCTCCTGCTGACCGTCGTCATCCCGACGCTCCTGCTCGTGCTTTTCAGCACGGTCGACATCGTCGACACCGGTGACGGCAAGGCCGTGGACTTCCTCGCGCCCGGCATCCTCGCGCTCGCCGTGATGTCGACGGCCTTCACGGGCCAGGCCATCGCGACGGGCTTCGAGCGGCGGTACGGCGTGCTCAAGCGGCTCGGCGCCTCGCCGCTCCCCCGCTGGGGCCTGATGGCGGCGAAGACCCTGTCCGTCCTGGTCACCGAGGTCCTGCAGATCGTCCTGCTCACGGTGATCGCCTTCGCGCTCGGCTGGTCGCCGCACGGCAACCCCTTCGCCGTACTGCTGCTCCTGGTGCTCGGCACGGCCGCGTTCTCCGGGCTCGGTCTGCTGATGGCGGGCACCCTGAAGGCCGAGGCGACGCTCGCCGCCGCGAACCTCGTCTTCCTGCTCCTCCTGATGGGCGGCGGCGTGATCGTCCCGCTCGACAAGTTCCCCGACGCCGCGCAGTCGGTCCTCGGTCTGCTGCCCATCTCGGCGCTCTCCGACGGGCTGCGCGACGTCCTGCGGCACGGCGCGGGCATGCCGTGGGGGGACCTCGGGATCCTGGCGGTCTGGGCGGTCGCCGGGCTCGGCGCGGCGGCCAGGTTCTTCCGCTGGGAGTGA